Proteins encoded together in one Benincasa hispida cultivar B227 chromosome 1, ASM972705v1, whole genome shotgun sequence window:
- the LOC120068083 gene encoding proteasome subunit beta type-2-A-like — protein MESVFGLVGNGFVIVAADTSAVHSILVHKSNEDKIMVLDSHKLVAASGEPGDRVQFTEYIQKNVALYQFRNGIPLTTAAAANFTRGELATALRKNPYSVNILLAGYDKETGPSLYYIDYIATLHKVDKGAFGYGSYFSLAMMDRHYHSGMTEEEAIDLVDKCILEIRSRLVVAPPNFVIKIVDKNGAREVAWRESIKDGVSVPSA, from the exons atggaGAGCGTATTTGGACTTGTTGGCAACGGATTCGTCATAGTGGCCGCCGATACATCGGCGGTGCACAGTATTTTGGTTCATAAATCCAACGAGGACAAGATCATGGTCCTCGATTCCCACAAGCTCGTCGCAGCTAGCGGCGAACCTGGCGACAG GGTTCAGTTCACGGAGTATATACAGAAGAATGTGGCTTTGTATCAGTTTCGCAATGGTATTCCTTTGACCACTGCTGCTGCTGCTAACTTCACTCGTGGTGAACTCGCTACCGCCTTGCGAAAG AATCCATATTCCGTGAACATTCTTCTGGCGGGATATGACAAGGAGACTGGCCCATCCCTCTATTACATTGACTATATTGCCACCCTTCACAAGGTTGACAAGGGAGCTTTTGGTTATGGATCTTACTTTTCACTCGCCATGATGGACAGACACTACCACAGTGGCATGACAGAAGAAGAAGCCATTGATTTGGTTGATAAATGCATACTAGAGATCAGGTCCAGGCTTGTTGTGGCCCCTCCGAACTTCGTTATCAAAATTGTAGACAAAAATGGAGCTAGGGAGGTTGCTTGGCGTGAATCCATCAAGGATGGAGTTAGTGTTCCTTCAGCTTAA
- the LOC120068079 gene encoding non-specific lipid transfer protein GPI-anchored 19-like, whose product MAHFNGLNLFYKFLHLFLFTATNFQIQNNQTLSYTPTRTIPMAPFVPLARTIPLLALAFAVVILPVSGQINTPCRPSMIARFTPCMNLLTNSTSNGTSPTADCCDYLRSLTGSGMDCLCLIVTASIPFQLPINRSLAISLPRACNMPGVPVQCRASVAPIPAPGPIPLGPALSPEASPTPQGSGIPQPVTPTQSPEADTTGFLTPPSTGGGAENPTSTTDAGNGILPDLTPSSGTIPSYNFYLLVLALSCVILKLY is encoded by the exons ATGGCTCACTTTAACGGTTTAAACCTCTTCTATAAATTCCTTCATCTTTTCCTCTTCACTGCAACAAACTTCCAAATCCAAAACAACCAAACATTATCATACACTCCCACTAGAACCATCCCAATGGCGCCATTTGTTCCCCTAGCCCGAACAATCCCGCTGCTCGCTCTAGCTTTTGCAGTAGTAATTCTTCCAGTTTCGGGTCAGATCAATACACCCTGCAGGCCTTCCATGATCGCCCGCTTCACTCCTTGTATGAACTTGCTCACAAACAGCACATCAAATGGCACTTCACCAACTGCAGACTGTTGTGATTATCTAAGGTCGCTCACTGGCTCAGGAATGGACTGTCTCTGTCTCATTGTCACTGCGAGCATTCCCTTCCAACTACCCATCAACCGATCCTTGGCGATTTCTCTTCCTCGAGCCTGTAACATGCCCGGCGTTCCCGTCCAATGCAGAG CCTCTGTTGCTCCCATTCCAGCTCCAG GTCCTATCCCACTTGGTCCAGCTCTTTCTCCTGAAGCTTCACCAACTCCACAAG GTTCTGGCATCCCTCAACCCGTCACACCTACACAGTCACCGGAAGCAGACACTACAGGGTTTCTAACTCCACCTTCAACTGGGGGAGGAGCTGAAAATCCAACCTCAACCACCGATGCCGGCAATGGGATTTTGCCTGACTTGACTCCATCGTCCGGGACCATACCGTCTTACAACTTCTATCTTCTAGTGTTGGCATTGAGCTGTGTGATTTTGAAGCTATACTAG
- the LOC120088857 gene encoding non-specific lipid transfer protein GPI-anchored 19: MEHTRMVMGLVVVFVAVHWAGVAAQSDCTNVLISLSPCLNYITGNSSTPSQTCCTQLASVVRSQPQCLCQVLNGGGSSLGVNINQTQALALPRACNVQTPSISSCNVDSPTSSPAGAPDSSNNVPSGTGSKTVPSTDNDASDGSSIQLSKPLLFSILLASTYASAFKLY, translated from the exons ATGGAACACACAAGGATGGTGATGGGTCTAGTTGTGGTTTTTGTCGCCGTGCACTGGGCAGGAGTAGCTGCACAGTCGGACTGCACAAATGTGCTGATCAGCTTGTCGCCATGCCTGAATTACATTACTGGGAATTCCTCTACCCCATCGCAAACATGCTGCACACAGCTTGCTAGTGTTGTCCGCTCACAACCACAGTGCTTGTGCCAGGTCCTGAATGGTGGTGGCTCGTCGCTTGGGGTAAATATCAACCAAACACAGGCCCTGGCTCTGCCCCGAGCTTGCAATGTTCAGACTCCTTCTATCAGCAGCTGCAATG TTGATTCTCCCACCAGCTCTCCAGCAGGAGCACCAGACTCGTCAAACAATGTTCCTTCAG GAACTGGATCTAAGACTGTTCCATCAACAGACAATGACGCATCAGATGGAAGCTCCATCCAGTTATCAAAACCTCTACTATTCTCCATCTTGTTGGCTTCTACATATGCTTCAGCTTTCAAGTTGTACTGA